Genomic DNA from Bacteroidota bacterium:
CTGAAAAACCCGTAAGGTGTTTCCGGCCGGTCTGTTACCGTATCCGTAAAATGCATGAAGGTCATGATGGCCAGCAATGGAATTCCGGCAGCAGCAATTAATTTAAAAACAGCAATATAATTTTTTCTATGCTGCACAAATAAAACTAAAGCATGAAACCCAATTAATAATCCGCCGATTAAAACATAATACATGTGGATGAGTCCAAATATAATTACCAATGTTAGCAAACTCAATAAGGGGAGTAACCTGTAATTTTTTTCTTTAACCTGTATAATCCGCCACCAAATCCAGGGAATAAAAACGGTATAACCTAATGCGAAGTGACCGTAAAACCTTTCTATCTGCGGCCCCATCAAACCAATGGCCAATGCCATAATTGCTGCATACCAGGCCGGCATGCGGTAATATTTAAGTATTTTATACAGTAATAAAATCCCAAAAAACAATGAAACAAACAATAGTATATTTAAAATTCCAATCGTATAATTTTGAATGGGATAGATATTATTATCTACAAAATTTAAAACCCAGCTAATTAAAGGTTGGTTGTCGGTAAAAACTACATGTTCGCCATAGGGATAATTCATCCCGGTAAAATGTGTTCCGTTGTCGTTTGCAATAAACCAGGCGGGGGTAAATAAATTTTTAAATGCATCTCCGCCGGAGGCTAGTAAATATTGATTGGGATGAAAAATTATTTTACTGAAAATACCGCAAATGAGCAGCATGCTTACAACAATAAGCACCAATAGCGGATTCTTTTTAAAAAAGTGCATATTAAAGACTTTTAAAAAATATTTTCAGGAAGTTTCCTGCTTCAGTAAATAATATTCCGGCACGCATACTGCTAAATTGAATATTTTCTTTCAATTCGATTTCTACCGGTTTAATTTTTATTATGTTGTTTCTTGAGGCAAGAAAAATAAATTCTAAATCAAATAAATAACGGTCGATTGTGGTGGATAAAAATATCGTTTTTCCGGTTTTATTAAATCCCTTTAAACCACATTGTGTATCATTTACTTTTAATCGCAAAACAAATCCAGTGCAACTGCGCAACAACCTAGAAATAAAACGCCTGAAAGCAGGAACGTGTTTATAATAATTTTTATCTTTTACACCGGCTGCGATATCACATTGTGATGTTGTTAATTCATCCAATATTTTTAAAATACTTTCTGTAGTATAAGGAAAATCAACATCTGTATAAATACATAAATCGGCTGTTGAACTTTCAATGCCTTTTCTTAAAGCAAAACCTTTCCCTCTGTTTTCGGAATAATTGATATAATTAAAATTACCAATTTCGTTTTTTAATCTGATGATATCTTCCGGTATAATTCCTTTTGAAGAACCATCATTTACCAGTGTGATATTTATTTTGGTTTCCGGAAGTTTATTTTGAAGGTCATGAAAAGCTGCAATAATATGTTGTGCCCAATCCGTTCCGGGATTATAGCAGGGTAAAACGATATCGAGTTCAGCTAATTTCAAATATTAATTAAATAGTCCATAACGTAAAATACAATAAATGGCTCTGAAACCATCTTTCCAATTTATTTTTTTCCCTTCAGCATAAGTACGTCCATAATAGGAAATACCAACTTCGTAGATGGTAATTTTTTTAATTTTTGCTAATTTTTGTGTGAGCTCGGGCTCAAAACCAAATCTGTTTTCTTTTAATTTAATGGACTGTAAAATTGATGTCCGAACCAGTTTATAACAGGTTTCCATATCTGTTAAATTTAAATTACTGAACATGTTGGATAAACTTGTTAAAAATTTATTTCCGATAGAATGCCAGTAAAATAATATACGATGTGGATTGCCGCCTATAAAACGACTGCCATACACAACATCTGCATTGCGCTCAATAACAGGTTTTAGCAAATCATTAAACTCAACTGGATCATATTCAAGGTCGGCATCTTGCACAATGGTATAATCGCCGGTTGCATTGCCAATTCCGGTATGTAATGCAGCACCTTTACCTTTATTTTTTTCATGATGGAAAGCACGAATATTCACCTGCGGATTAGATTCAATAAATTGTTGCAGGTGTTCGGCCGTTTTATCGCGGGAGCAATCGTTTACTACAATTATTTCCATTGAAATATTGTGCAGCAGCTTAACACCCGCTAAAGTGGTAAGAATGGTTTGAATTGTAGCCTCTTCATTGTAAGCCGGCACAATTACACTGAGTTTTTTTACCTCCATGGTTAAGGTGGTAAAAATAAAGTATTTGCCTGTGATTGGGAAACGTAACTTATTGCGACCCTGATGGTTTATCAGTTGCCGTTAGTGGCAGCTTTATAGTATAGGATTGACCGGTTTTAACGGTTAGCAAGGTGCTGCGCAGCCACGGATTATAGTATTTCAACATTTTATAGTTGGTATTGTGTTTTTGCGCAAAAACTGCCAAATCAGGTATTGTCGAATCTATTTTAATGATTTTGTATTCAAGGGGATTATATAAATCTTCCTTATTTAAAAAGAAACCATATTTCTGGGTGTTTTCAAAAATGATTTTATAAGCTAAAGCGCGAAAAATATATCGGGATGTTTCTTCTTTTAGATATAAGTCGTAGTACGCATTTTCTTTTTGATAACTAACTGATCCTTCAATAGAACCCATTCCTGCATTATAACTTGCACCTGCTAAGGTCCAATTGCCAAATTTTGCATAGGCATCTTTTAAATATTTTGTAGCAGCGAGTGTTGATTTTTCCATATCATAACGTTCATCTACTTCTGCATTAATTGTTAATCCATACTGTAAACCGGTGCCTTTTAAAAATTGCCAGTAGCCATGTGCATCGGATGGAGAAATAACATTGCGTAAACCACTTTCTGCTATGGCCAGATATTTAAAATCGTCAGGAATATTATTTTCTTTTAATACTTTTTCAATAATTGGAAACCAGCGGTTTGCGAGTTTTAAATTTTGAATCATATTAGAATGCCAATAGCCGTTAACGGTTAATTCACGGTCTAAACGTTCGCGTACTTCTTCATCTGTGAGAGGAACAGGTTCGCCTGCAAAACTAACGGAGGCAGGCATTTTAGCGGCAAAATACCGTATCGTATTTACATCATCAGCCAGGGTGCGCAAGGTATCGGTACTTACAGAAAGTTGCTCCGTATTACCCGTAGTATTATTTCCGGAAACGGCATATCCGATAAATATGGCTATTCCGACAAATGCACCAATGAGGATGTAATGTATCTTTTTCAAATTATTTATTTTTTCTTGTAAACAGGTACGGTTGAACAAGGCTCACCATACATTATACTTTTAGCTAAGGGCCTTAAAATTTTTGTTATTTCCAGATATGCTTCCGCGGGAACAGGTTTATCGCTGCATCCTTTAATTACTACTCGTTGGTCAACAAATTGAGTTGTGTCGATATGTGCGAGCGAATTGCGATATAATTGAACAATTACTTCATTTACCGTTCCCATGGTAACTGTTTTGGCAAATGGTTCTGCCTGAGCAACAATTAACATCCAGGCCCAGTTTGGAATAATTGCATCTGCAGAGCAAAAAATGGCAAGGTGTTTATCCGTGTAATCAGACCAATTAATAGCAGCCAATGCTTCACGAAAATCTTTTTCACGAAGAATCAACCCTTTAAAAAGGTAGTCCTTTAAATCGAATGCGATGATATTTTTTTCATCCGGAAAATAATCTTCCAAATCGAACGAAACGATACCGCTTTGTGCTACTTTATTTACAAATTCCACGATTACCTGATTAGCTGTTAGTTCAAATTTACGTAATTCTTTAAACAACTTTCCCGCAGAAAGCGCCGGCATTTAAGTGCTTGAGGCGTAACCTGCGGGAAATGTTAAGAACTATACTGTTCTAAACGAAGCTTAACCCAAAAAAGTTTTAATCTCCGTATAAATATCGGTTATCCGTTACTTTGGCTTTTTCTTTCAGTTCATTCAACAATGTTTGTCCCTGAAATTTGTTTTGCATTACACTGGTCAACTGATTTTTGTTGATGGTATAATCGGTTGCTTCAGGAACCGGTGCAAACTCAATAGGCATTAGGATATAAACACCGCGCATACCTTCAATAACTGCAGTTGTTTTACCAATTTCAGTGGCAAAAGCAGCTCCAATAGCCTTTGGTTCGCGACCAAGAATTGGTGCATTTGGTGAACCCATGCTTGCATTACGAATGGTATCAACACGAGCGCCAACTTTAGCTGCAATAGCATCCATTGAACCTGCGCTCATGGCATCTTGTAATTGTTTTGCAAGTTGTTCCGCTTTTTTCTCTTTAATAACTTCCTGCTCAACTACTTCTCTAACATTTTCTAATTCAGCAACACCGTTTACGCGTAATTCTTTTACATAAGCAACAATTACACGTTCAGACATGTTGAAGAATTTAAATTCATCTTTTTCAGCATCAAAAGCCCATGTAATTATTTCACGTGTATTTTCGATACCCGGAACTTCATATAAATTTTTTGTGAGCGGCTGTGTAACGCGTTTAAATAATCTACTATCAATTACACCTTGTTCAAAATCTTCCGGTGTTTGATATTTTTCATAAAAAGCAGTTGCTGCTTTTTCAATTGAATCGATGGTTTCTTTACCCGGCTCAATTACTTTACTTAAGTAAGCAACATTAACAAATTCTTTTTTAGCATGTAATTCAGTTATTTCCATAATATGGTAACCATATTGTGTTTTAATAACTGATGACTTACCGGTAGTTCCTGTTTCGAATAAATATTTTTTTAATTCAGGGAAGAAGTTTAATGATGGTGTTGCCCAGCCTAAATCGCCACCCTGTTGAGCTGAGCTTTGATCATCTGAATATTGGATAGCCATTGCATTAAAATCTGCACCATTATTATCAATTGCATTTTTAATACTATCAGCGAATGCTTTTGATTTAATACTATCGCGTTCAGGCGTAATTGCAACAAATATCTGACGCGCTTTTACTGAGTCAGGCATGTTGGTGCGGTTCTTAATTTTTGCAACACGATACATTCCACCATTTTCAAACGGACCAACTAAACCACCAACCGGAGTTGTAAAATAACTTGCAACTACAGCAGAGTCGATACCTTGTGTATATAAATCGTTGCGTGTGTAGTTTGAATTACCGTATTTATCCGGGTCATCAGAACGTGTAGCAATAAAAGTTGAATCGTTTTTAGCTGCAGCCATTTTAGTGATATTTTCACTTAATGCTTTTAATGTTGCAGCACTGTCGGCAGCAGTCGGATAAAAATCCCAGCTCACATATTCTACAATACGACCTTCAGTTTGTTTGTATTTATTTTTGTTTTCGTTGTAATATTTTTTCAAATCTTCATCAGAAACTTTAATGGTAGAATCTGCAATTGAAGCATAAGGTAAAGTAATCATTGCAAATGTGCCACGTGTATTTGAAACAGTGTAAGCACGTTTTGCCATCCATTCAGGAACGTAAGATGATTTTGTAAAGAGGTTCAGATATTTTGTTTGTTTGTAATCGCGTTTTGCAACCTGCTCACGTGAAACAAATTGATAATATTCCTGACGTGCCTGTGCATTATTTTTTTGTGTTTCAGGATTAGAAACATTGTCGACAAACCCCGGTAATACCGAAGGATCGTACTGACCGGTTTGTGAAAGACCGATATAGTAATTTTTAATTACAGGATGTGGATCTGGTCCGTAAATGATGTTACTGAATTCTTTATCGGTAAGTGATAAACCTAATTCGTTGAGGTTTTTATCGATTAATTTTTCGTTAACATAGTCGGTCCAGGCTTTTTCACCTAACTCGAACTGAGTTCTGGGGTCAAGTTGGTATTGACCTTGTTCGTAAGCCAAAACCTGGTTGTTGAATGTCAGATATTCGAGAATAGCTTTACCACGACGGTCGCTAAATTCGTCACGGGAAACTTCTTCACCATCAATTTCTGCAAATTTGGGGGCTTTGTTTTTGTTGAAGATACCGGTGTTTGAGTTGGTAGCGTCTTGCACCAAAAACAGTATCAAACTCAGGGCTATCAAGCCTACGACTACCCATGAATACTGGCGAATCTTTGAAATTAGCATATTATAATGTCAGATTTTTTATGATATTGGGGTTGCAAAGGTAGTGGAAGCAATGTGGAAAACAAAACCCAAACCCTATGTAGCCTTATTTTTAAGGTAAAAAACGTGTCAGGGGTTTTTAGCTTGCTGCTCCGCTTCTTTCTTTTTGTAGTAAGATTCGAGGTATTTGCGGTTTTTCTTTTTGAAGCGGTACATGAAATAAGCGATGCCTGAAGTAAAAATGGTGATAAAAATATAAGAGCCATATGCTTCACCATTTATAGCTTTGGTTATGGCCAAAACAAGTGCCACACAAGCCACAAACAGCCAGAGCACTTCAAAAATTTTCATCAGTTTAAGGTATCCGTTCATATAGGTTGCTGCTTTATTACTTAAAAGAAAAACGTTTTATTCAGCTTTTCGTTTAATCAAACCGGCTTTTTCTCCAAAACTAAAAGCGAAATCACGGATAAAATGCACCATTTCTTCATTTTGATTGGCCCTTTTATAGGTATCGCTCATGGTCATAATGGTTTCGAAAAAAAATTTATCCATTTCATCCTGCCGCATTTCTTTGGTCCAAAGGTCTATTCGTAAGGTTTCTTCCTGCTTTTCATCGTATAAGCTCAACATAAAAGCTTTACAGTGCTCCGGTTGTGTCATGCTACTGTCTGTTGCCATCCAGCTTATTTGCTCCGGCACATTGCTCTCGTCTAAGGTAATTTTCAGGTTGATTTCTGATGATTTGCCCATTGTTTTTACTTTAATTTGGCACGAAATTAGTCAATAAGCATCATCAAAGCGTATTAGGCTGTTTCCAACAAAAAAGAATTTGCCACTTACGCTAAACTGACATAACTTTAAACCAAACCACACCAAATGAAACGATTTTCAGTTTTGATTGCCACGATTTGTTTTTTTCTTGCCTCGGAAGCTAAAAGCCAGGTTGTTTACATAACAGAATGGAAAAGCGAAGCCAATAAAAAAGTGTTTGTTACCGATATGCCTTCTGAAGCCGATGTAATTGTTTACAAAAGTGAGTGGAAGAGTGATGCAGCAAGTGATAGTGGCATCTGGTTCTTTACAGAATGGAAAAGTGAAGCTGATATAATGATTTATTTTACCGAATGGCGCAGTGAAGCTGACTTGGTAATTTGTTATACTTCTGAAAAAAGCGAAGCCGGTAAGCGCAAATAGCGATTTAGTAAGGCGCAATAAGGATTTTTTCGCGAATTTTGCATTGTGAATCTCGTTTTGGATCTCGGCAACACCCTGCACAAGTATGCAGTTTATCATCAGGATGAGCTGGTGTTCCAACAAACTGAAACACAACTCCTACCTGAACATCTTGAAACCTTAACTGATACATATATTATTAAGGATGCCATTTTGAGCTCGGTTGATCATTTTGATGAAAAACTGGAGTTATGGTTAGATGAACATTTCAATTTGTTAAAGTTTACACCGAATACGCCTTTACCTATTACCAATGCTTATGCAACTCCGGCAACGTTGGGAAAGGATAGGTTAGCCGCTGCAGTGGGCGCCAATGCTGCATTTCCGGGTAAAAATGTATTAAGTATAGATGCCGGAACCTGTCTTAAATATGATTTTGTAGATGCTAATGGCGTTTATCACGGCGGGGCTATTGCTCCGGGATTGATGATGCGCTTAAAAGCCATGCACAATTTTACTGCAAGATTGCCGTTAATAGAGCCGACTGCCATTTCAACCATGCTAAAACCGGCGCTTACAGGCGATTCTACTACTAATTCCATGCTTTCGGGAGCCCTCAACGGTGCTTTGCTGGAAGTTGATGGTGTTATTGATGCTTATCGTAATAGTTATGGCGATATTTTACCACTGCTGAGTGGCGGAGATGCCGGTTTCTTTGAATTGCATCTTAAAAGCCGGATATTTGCACGCCCAAATCTGGTTTTGGAAGGTTTAAACTCTATTCTTAAATATAATATTAACAACTGATGGTTTTGCGACGAATTCCCCTGTTCATTTTATTTTTTACAGTTATTACATTATCGGCACAGGTAAATTCACCTTATTCGAGATATGGATTGGGAAATATTTTTCCAACCACTTTTGGTGCTTCAAATGGTATGGCAGGAATGTCGGCCGCATATTTTATGCCTTCGAATATTAATTATCAAAACCCGGCATCGTATGCAGATATAAATTATGCTATGTTTGATGCAGGTGCATATGGTAATGCAATAACACTGGATGATGACGGTGAAAAATTTACTTCCGGTGATGGTAATTTATCGTACCTCGCATTTGGATTTCCCCTCATGAAAAAATTGCGACATACAAAATTGGGATTGAGTTTTGGATTAATTCCTTACAGCGCATTTCAATACGATATTATAGAAGAACAACC
This window encodes:
- a CDS encoding peptidylprolyl isomerase, which produces MLISKIRQYSWVVVGLIALSLILFLVQDATNSNTGIFNKNKAPKFAEIDGEEVSRDEFSDRRGKAILEYLTFNNQVLAYEQGQYQLDPRTQFELGEKAWTDYVNEKLIDKNLNELGLSLTDKEFSNIIYGPDPHPVIKNYYIGLSQTGQYDPSVLPGFVDNVSNPETQKNNAQARQEYYQFVSREQVAKRDYKQTKYLNLFTKSSYVPEWMAKRAYTVSNTRGTFAMITLPYASIADSTIKVSDEDLKKYYNENKNKYKQTEGRIVEYVSWDFYPTAADSAATLKALSENITKMAAAKNDSTFIATRSDDPDKYGNSNYTRNDLYTQGIDSAVVASYFTTPVGGLVGPFENGGMYRVAKIKNRTNMPDSVKARQIFVAITPERDSIKSKAFADSIKNAIDNNGADFNAMAIQYSDDQSSAQQGGDLGWATPSLNFFPELKKYLFETGTTGKSSVIKTQYGYHIMEITELHAKKEFVNVAYLSKVIEPGKETIDSIEKAATAFYEKYQTPEDFEQGVIDSRLFKRVTQPLTKNLYEVPGIENTREIITWAFDAEKDEFKFFNMSERVIVAYVKELRVNGVAELENVREVVEQEVIKEKKAEQLAKQLQDAMSAGSMDAIAAKVGARVDTIRNASMGSPNAPILGREPKAIGAAFATEIGKTTAVIEGMRGVYILMPIEFAPVPEATDYTINKNQLTSVMQNKFQGQTLLNELKEKAKVTDNRYLYGD
- a CDS encoding type III pantothenate kinase; translated protein: MNLVLDLGNTLHKYAVYHQDELVFQQTETQLLPEHLETLTDTYIIKDAILSSVDHFDEKLELWLDEHFNLLKFTPNTPLPITNAYATPATLGKDRLAAAVGANAAFPGKNVLSIDAGTCLKYDFVDANGVYHGGAIAPGLMMRLKAMHNFTARLPLIEPTAISTMLKPALTGDSTTNSMLSGALNGALLEVDGVIDAYRNSYGDILPLLSGGDAGFFELHLKSRIFARPNLVLEGLNSILKYNINN
- a CDS encoding lytic transglycosylase domain-containing protein: MPASVSFAGEPVPLTDEEVRERLDRELTVNGYWHSNMIQNLKLANRWFPIIEKVLKENNIPDDFKYLAIAESGLRNVISPSDAHGYWQFLKGTGLQYGLTINAEVDERYDMEKSTLAATKYLKDAYAKFGNWTLAGASYNAGMGSIEGSVSYQKENAYYDLYLKEETSRYIFRALAYKIIFENTQKYGFFLNKEDLYNPLEYKIIKIDSTIPDLAVFAQKHNTNYKMLKYYNPWLRSTLLTVKTGQSYTIKLPLTATDKPSGSQ
- a CDS encoding glycosyltransferase, whose product is MKLAELDIVLPCYNPGTDWAQHIIAAFHDLQNKLPETKINITLVNDGSSKGIIPEDIIRLKNEIGNFNYINYSENRGKGFALRKGIESSTADLCIYTDVDFPYTTESILKILDELTTSQCDIAAGVKDKNYYKHVPAFRRFISRLLRSCTGFVLRLKVNDTQCGLKGFNKTGKTIFLSTTIDRYLFDLEFIFLASRNNIIKIKPVEIELKENIQFSSMRAGILFTEAGNFLKIFFKSL
- a CDS encoding DUF2480 family protein; translated protein: MPALSAGKLFKELRKFELTANQVIVEFVNKVAQSGIVSFDLEDYFPDEKNIIAFDLKDYLFKGLILREKDFREALAAINWSDYTDKHLAIFCSADAIIPNWAWMLIVAQAEPFAKTVTMGTVNEVIVQLYRNSLAHIDTTQFVDQRVVIKGCSDKPVPAEAYLEITKILRPLAKSIMYGEPCSTVPVYKKK
- the gldC gene encoding gliding motility protein GldC produces the protein MGKSSEINLKITLDESNVPEQISWMATDSSMTQPEHCKAFMLSLYDEKQEETLRIDLWTKEMRQDEMDKFFFETIMTMSDTYKRANQNEEMVHFIRDFAFSFGEKAGLIKRKAE
- a CDS encoding glycosyltransferase family 2 protein; its protein translation is MEVKKLSVIVPAYNEEATIQTILTTLAGVKLLHNISMEIIVVNDCSRDKTAEHLQQFIESNPQVNIRAFHHEKNKGKGAALHTGIGNATGDYTIVQDADLEYDPVEFNDLLKPVIERNADVVYGSRFIGGNPHRILFYWHSIGNKFLTSLSNMFSNLNLTDMETCYKLVRTSILQSIKLKENRFGFEPELTQKLAKIKKITIYEVGISYYGRTYAEGKKINWKDGFRAIYCILRYGLFN